The Psychrobacter sp. 28M-43 genome segment AAGGATGCCCTGCCGTCAAATAGCCTTCGAGTTGCTCATAAGTGAGCATATCAATAGGCACGGGTATATTAGAAGCTAGTATCTGAGATTGTGTTTCATTCACTAAGGTATGACGCAGCTCTTTGATAAAGCTGCCTTTGAGTTCTGCACCTTCAATATTGAGCAAGATATCACTAATCACATGCTCAAGAATGGCGTCTTGGGCAACACCGTTAACCACTCGCTGTACATTCAGCTCATTCAAACGAATGATGTCAAAACTATAATGAATATGGCCTTGCGCGGTATAATGGACATCATTACCTGCTTTACCTACTTTTATAACAAAATTCAGCAGCGTCTCATTATCAGTACTGTCATGAGCGTTGTTCGCACTTTCAAATTCAAAATCAATAATATTTTCATATAGTAATGCTTGTAGCAATTGCTTAATCACTCGTTGCTCAGCGCGTGCGATAATTGGAGAATTAACAGGTGCTTGCCACGGTTTAGTTGCATAAGTGACATTTGCACTATTATTATTTTTGGTATAGTTTGCTAGATGATTGGACATAGATATAAGCTTCCTGTCTGAAAATTGAATCAAATAAAAGTATGAATTTAGATGCATATAAAGCGAATGATAATTACTTACGTTAATAAGTTAAAGTAAACCCCGATATGGGGTATTTGTTTATGGGGATCGTGGTAATTTGCACGCTGAAGGGATTGTGAATAATAAAATCACCGCGATGACCACCAGTATTTCTTGGATCGCGCTTGCCATGCCGTCACTACTACCTGCTGCTAATAACTGCGCACTTCGACTGCCTATATAAAGGGTCGACAGCGTGATAAATATAGTAGAGATGATGCGGCGACTGATGTTATTAAGGGCAGCTCCCTCAGTGACAGAGTCTTTGGGTAAGCTGCTAAACCCTACCGTTGTGGTTGGTAGATACGCCAAACCTACCCCAATACCTCGTACACTCATAATTAGCATTAATAGCCAAAGCGTGGGCTGATACAAGCACCATGCCAACATCAGGGTAGATAGCGCACTAATCGCAATTCCTACGATGCCAATCCCTCTGGCACCTTGCTTATCTACCATCTTGCCAGCGTAATGCGTGGTGATACTGGCCACGAGCGTCGCGACCATCAGGACAACACCTGTCCATAAAGCACTCTCGCCCATCACGTCTTGTATCAATACGGGCAATAGTAAGAGACACAGCATCAAACCAACTGTTTGGCTAATACTAATGATATTACTGTGCAAATAGGTTTTATTACGGAACAAGCGCACGTTTAATAATGGATATTTCTGACGCCGCTCATAGGCCCACCAAACCATTGCGGACAGTAAAAATCCGACAGACAATAAACCCAACGTGGCTATCTTTAATAAGCCGTCACTACTTAGTAGCCCGCCAGTGAAGTCTACCTTCAGCGTGCTCAGCCAAACCATCATCGCAAGCAGCCAAGTGAGTAAGCTGATAAACCCGATGGTATCGAAAGGGCTTTTTTCATCATGTGAGCGCATGTCCGGTATTAACCACAACACCATCGCCATGACCGCCACACTGAGTGGCAGGGTAATGGCAAACAATGTCCACCACGCAAATTGCTCAACCAAATAAGCACCGACCAAAGGGCCAAACGCCAACGACATCATAATAACAATGCCCCATAGCGCCATTACTCTACCGTGCTGCTTCTGCGGATAAATCTGATATAGCATACCAATAGACAGCGGGATAATCAGACCGCCACTCAGTCCTTGTATGGCTCTGGCAATGATGACAAAGCTCATGCTAGACGCCAGCATGCCAATGACTGAGCCCAGCATAAATCCAAAAATTGCCGCCAAATAAACATGCTTAAACGGAAACTTTTTGTTTAAGTAGCCACTCAGCATCAGCCCTACACTCATGGCCAAGACATAAGCATTTAACACCCAGCCACCCATCACGATATCGACATCAAACACCGACATAAAGACAGGAATCGCTGGATTGAGCGCGCTATTGCTAAAGCTGACCACCGTACCGCCAAGCAGTAGTGTCAGGAATACCTGCTGTACTTGTTTATCGGTAAAGCCATTACTACTACTATTCGAGGCTTCGTTTATAGGAGACTCATTTGTAGATGCCTTATTTATAGGAGCTTTATTTATAGGGGCGTTGCTCATTAAGCAGTGGCACCATAGAAATTGAGATAACCTCTAGATTCTAAAAACTCATCGCGATTGCAAAAATATAATGAGGCGGTTTTTTCTGGCATCTCAATCAGACGTTGTACTCTATAAGCGAAGCTATCAGCAATCCATTGATACACCTCAACCTTACTATCCGGCTCGACTACGATTTTTTTGGCCTCAGTATGCTCAAATATAAACTTGCTGATCATCATACCTGTTGGCTTTAGATAGCCTTTGCCAACCACCGCTGGATCACCAAGCAAAATATGCCAGCCCATGTCCGTCTCTTTGGCTTTGTAATAATGAGATAACCGGTCACGAGCCGTCTCATAAATCTCTGTATAACCAATCGGCTTATCATCACAAATTATAAGGTAGAGACGCTGATGGTCATCGGCCAGCATTTTTTCAAAATGGGTTTTTAGCTGCGGCATCGGGAGATGTAGCTGCCACTGATCGACCACATGCTCAGCATGCATCCATTTATACAGCAATGGCATATCATCTGGGTATTTGACAGGTCTCAACGCAAACGTCTTTTGATAAGCTTCAATGCTAAACGTATCGGGTAGGTTTTGGGTGATAGTCGGCATGACTTGCTCCTAATTATTATTTTGTTAGATGATTAATATTCTCTAATATCGTTTCTGTTAAATATGAGTCTTATAAAACACTACGCGCCAAAATTTTGAAAAACTTTTAAGGCCTCGGTATCGTAAGTCTGCTCACCTGTTAACTGATTGACGATACACCCTGCTCGATAAGCACCCAG includes the following:
- a CDS encoding MFS transporter; the encoded protein is MSNAPINKAPINKASTNESPINEASNSSSNGFTDKQVQQVFLTLLLGGTVVSFSNSALNPAIPVFMSVFDVDIVMGGWVLNAYVLAMSVGLMLSGYLNKKFPFKHVYLAAIFGFMLGSVIGMLASSMSFVIIARAIQGLSGGLIIPLSIGMLYQIYPQKQHGRVMALWGIVIMMSLAFGPLVGAYLVEQFAWWTLFAITLPLSVAVMAMVLWLIPDMRSHDEKSPFDTIGFISLLTWLLAMMVWLSTLKVDFTGGLLSSDGLLKIATLGLLSVGFLLSAMVWWAYERRQKYPLLNVRLFRNKTYLHSNIISISQTVGLMLCLLLLPVLIQDVMGESALWTGVVLMVATLVASITTHYAGKMVDKQGARGIGIVGIAISALSTLMLAWCLYQPTLWLLMLIMSVRGIGVGLAYLPTTTVGFSSLPKDSVTEGAALNNISRRIISTIFITLSTLYIGSRSAQLLAAGSSDGMASAIQEILVVIAVILLFTIPSACKLPRSP
- a CDS encoding GNAT family N-acetyltransferase: MPTITQNLPDTFSIEAYQKTFALRPVKYPDDMPLLYKWMHAEHVVDQWQLHLPMPQLKTHFEKMLADDHQRLYLIICDDKPIGYTEIYETARDRLSHYYKAKETDMGWHILLGDPAVVGKGYLKPTGMMISKFIFEHTEAKKIVVEPDSKVEVYQWIADSFAYRVQRLIEMPEKTASLYFCNRDEFLESRGYLNFYGATA